One Methylosinus sp. LW4 genomic region harbors:
- a CDS encoding glycosyltransferase — protein MIAIFLGGVGLVVWLYLLLGNGGFWRLTEHDRRFVPKGAQVPQGARVVAVIPARDEADVVAIGLRSLFRQEFSGRLEIVLVDDESSDGTAEVARACAREEGAEDRLTVLQGRPEQGWTGKLAAMDRGVAHVLGSGVSPDFILFCDADIAFAPGLVERLVAGAAARGTVLSSLMVKLRCESLAERWFVPAFVFFFQMLYPFPRVNDPKSPVAGAAGGVMLVRPAALEEAGGLQQIRGALIDDCALGKLMKKQGPIWLGLTDDAWSLRPYPHLRDIEQMVTRSAYAQLGYSPWRLFGAVLGMGLVYLAPPLLAFAAPEPAAYLALVAYLLMAQSYMPSLRFYGRNRLGAFALPAVAACYTWFTLLSAWRHTRGRGGAWKGRYQAP, from the coding sequence ATGATCGCGATTTTCCTCGGAGGCGTCGGCCTCGTCGTCTGGCTCTATCTCCTGCTCGGCAATGGCGGCTTCTGGCGCCTCACCGAGCACGACCGCCGTTTCGTTCCCAAGGGGGCGCAAGTCCCCCAGGGCGCGCGCGTCGTCGCCGTCATTCCGGCGCGCGACGAGGCGGATGTGGTCGCCATCGGCCTTCGATCCTTGTTCCGCCAGGAGTTTTCCGGCCGGCTCGAGATCGTCCTCGTCGATGACGAGAGCTCCGACGGCACGGCCGAGGTCGCCCGCGCCTGCGCCCGCGAGGAAGGCGCCGAGGATCGGCTCACCGTGCTCCAGGGCCGGCCGGAGCAAGGCTGGACCGGCAAGCTCGCGGCCATGGACCGCGGCGTCGCTCATGTGCTCGGCTCCGGCGTCTCGCCCGATTTCATCCTGTTCTGCGACGCCGACATCGCCTTCGCGCCGGGCCTCGTCGAGCGGCTCGTCGCCGGCGCGGCGGCGCGGGGGACGGTGCTCTCCTCGCTGATGGTCAAGCTGCGCTGCGAGAGCCTCGCCGAGCGCTGGTTCGTGCCGGCTTTCGTCTTCTTCTTCCAGATGCTCTACCCCTTCCCGCGCGTGAACGACCCGAAAAGCCCGGTCGCCGGGGCGGCCGGAGGGGTGATGCTGGTGCGCCCCGCGGCGCTGGAGGAGGCCGGCGGCCTGCAACAAATCCGCGGCGCGCTGATCGACGATTGCGCGCTCGGCAAGCTCATGAAGAAGCAAGGGCCGATCTGGCTCGGCCTCACCGACGACGCCTGGAGCCTGCGGCCCTATCCGCATTTGCGCGATATCGAGCAGATGGTGACGCGCTCGGCCTATGCGCAATTGGGCTATTCGCCCTGGCGGCTCTTCGGCGCGGTTCTCGGCATGGGCCTCGTCTATCTCGCGCCGCCCCTTCTCGCCTTCGCGGCGCCGGAGCCGGCGGCCTATCTCGCGCTCGTCGCCTATCTATTGATGGCGCAGTCCTATATGCCGTCTCTGCGTTTCTACGGACGCAATCGGCTCGGCGCCTTCGCCTTGCCGGCGGTCGCCGCCTGCTATACGTGGTTCACGCTATTGTCCGCCTGGCGGCACACACGCGGGCGCGGCGGCGCGTGGAAGGGCCGCTACCAGGCCCCCTGA
- a CDS encoding potassium transporter Kup — protein MDPNVARDAAGSSSRCDMEGAAAMQPAPVADGHGSATSAGLIIGSIGVVYGDIGTSPLYALRESLAHAKSGGLGEDVVIGTISLLIFALIFTVTAKYVFFLMRADNRGEGGILSLMALAQIALGRRATPVFLLGVAGAALFSGDAIITPAISVLSAVEGLEIVNPKFGEFVFPITVAILVSLFWAQSHGTARVAALFGPVMAVFFIVMAALGASHIGDAPQVLRAFDPRHGFMFLLTHGWIGFAVLGSVFLVVTGAEALYADMGHFGRAPIQIAWIFFVLPALFLNYLGQGALILADPKAIENPFFLMAPDWALLPLVILSTLATVIASQAVITGAFSIVRQAIQLGLLPRLEITHTSATQEGQIYIGRVNRLLLIGVLVLVTAFKSSSALASAYGIAVTGTMVTTTALAFIVVWRKWHWPLWAASLFILAFLTVDLAFLAANLMKVVEGGWVPLLLGGGSMVVMWTWVRGTSLLAEKTHRDSIPIRDLIAMLEKSKPTRVPGTAVFLTSDPEAAPTALLHNLKHNKVLHERVLVICVSTEDTPRVPPEKRFEIEKLAPDFTRATLHFGFMESPRVPAALAAMRKAGVKYDIMTTSFFLGRRSIKESPASEMPVWQDKLYVALTKQSANATDFFSIPTDRVVELGAQLTI, from the coding sequence ATGGATCCCAATGTGGCGCGTGACGCGGCGGGCTCTTCCTCTCGATGCGACATGGAGGGCGCGGCGGCGATGCAGCCGGCCCCCGTCGCCGATGGCCACGGCTCGGCGACGAGCGCGGGCCTCATCATCGGCTCGATCGGCGTCGTCTATGGCGACATCGGCACCAGCCCGCTCTATGCGCTGCGCGAGTCGCTGGCCCACGCCAAATCCGGCGGGCTCGGCGAGGATGTCGTCATCGGCACGATCTCGCTGCTCATTTTCGCGCTGATCTTCACCGTCACCGCGAAATATGTGTTCTTCCTGATGCGCGCCGACAATCGCGGCGAGGGCGGCATTCTCTCGCTGATGGCGCTGGCGCAGATCGCGCTCGGACGACGCGCGACGCCGGTCTTCCTGCTCGGCGTCGCCGGCGCGGCGCTGTTCTCCGGCGACGCCATCATCACGCCGGCCATCTCCGTTCTCTCGGCGGTCGAGGGGCTCGAGATCGTCAATCCGAAATTCGGCGAATTCGTCTTCCCCATCACCGTCGCGATTCTCGTCTCGCTGTTCTGGGCGCAGAGCCATGGCACGGCGCGCGTCGCCGCTCTGTTCGGCCCGGTAATGGCCGTGTTCTTCATCGTGATGGCGGCGCTCGGCGCCTCCCATATCGGCGACGCCCCGCAGGTTCTGCGCGCCTTCGATCCGCGCCATGGCTTCATGTTTCTGCTCACTCATGGCTGGATCGGCTTCGCCGTTCTGGGCTCGGTCTTCCTCGTCGTCACCGGGGCAGAGGCGCTCTATGCCGATATGGGCCATTTCGGCCGCGCGCCGATTCAGATCGCCTGGATATTCTTCGTGCTGCCGGCCCTGTTCCTCAATTATCTCGGCCAGGGCGCGCTGATCCTCGCCGACCCCAAGGCGATCGAGAATCCCTTCTTCCTGATGGCGCCGGACTGGGCGTTGCTGCCGCTGGTCATTCTCTCGACGCTCGCCACCGTCATCGCCAGCCAGGCGGTCATCACCGGCGCCTTCTCCATCGTGCGCCAGGCGATACAGCTCGGCCTGCTGCCGCGCCTCGAGATCACCCACACTTCCGCGACGCAGGAGGGGCAGATCTACATCGGCCGCGTCAATCGGCTGCTGCTGATCGGCGTGCTGGTGCTGGTCACGGCCTTCAAGAGTTCGAGCGCGCTCGCCTCCGCCTATGGCATCGCCGTCACCGGCACGATGGTGACGACGACGGCGCTCGCCTTCATCGTGGTGTGGCGCAAATGGCATTGGCCGCTCTGGGCGGCGTCGCTGTTCATCCTCGCCTTCCTCACCGTCGATCTCGCCTTTCTGGCCGCCAATCTCATGAAGGTGGTCGAGGGCGGCTGGGTTCCGCTGCTGCTCGGCGGCGGCTCCATGGTGGTGATGTGGACCTGGGTGCGCGGCACCTCGCTGCTGGCCGAGAAGACGCATCGCGATTCGATCCCGATCCGCGATCTCATCGCCATGCTGGAGAAATCCAAGCCGACGCGCGTGCCCGGCACGGCCGTCTTCCTGACCAGCGACCCGGAGGCCGCGCCCACCGCGCTGCTGCACAATCTCAAGCACAATAAGGTGCTGCACGAGCGCGTGCTGGTCATTTGCGTCAGCACCGAAGACACGCCGCGCGTGCCGCCGGAAAAGCGTTTCGAGATCGAGAAGCTCGCGCCCGACTTCACACGCGCGACTCTGCACTTCGGCTTCATGGAGAGCCCGCGCGTGCCGGCGGCGCTGGCGGCGATGCGCAAGGCGGGCGTCAAATACGACATTATGACCACCTCCTTCTTCCTCGGCCGGCGCTCGATCAAGGAGAGCCCGGCCTCGGAAATGCCGGTCTGGCAGGACAAGCTCTATGTCGCTCTGACCAAGCAATCGGCCAACGCCACCGACTTCTTCTCCATACCGACCGACCGCGTGGTGGAGCTCGGCGCTCAGCTGACGATTTGA
- a CDS encoding phasin family protein yields the protein MANQNFGDFRDLGKYQLDAFNTATSSTAKSLRAIAEEATDYSKQSLDNSRNYFERLLRVQKIDDIVQLQSEFYRNAYGDFFARASRVGELCSNLAKEAFVSAQSAGEQAAKANQEAASKIIADISEQTEKLAAKAREAGKGEH from the coding sequence ATGGCCAATCAGAATTTCGGCGATTTTCGCGATCTCGGAAAATATCAGCTCGACGCCTTCAACACCGCGACCAGCTCCACCGCCAAGAGCCTGCGCGCCATAGCGGAGGAGGCGACCGACTACTCCAAGCAGTCGCTCGACAATAGCCGCAACTATTTCGAGAGACTGCTGCGCGTGCAGAAGATCGACGACATCGTGCAATTGCAGTCGGAATTCTACCGCAACGCCTATGGCGATTTTTTCGCTCGCGCCTCGCGCGTCGGCGAGCTGTGCTCCAATCTCGCCAAGGAAGCCTTCGTCTCCGCCCAGAGCGCGGGCGAGCAGGCGGCCAAGGCGAACCAGGAGGCGGCCAGCAAGATCATCGCCGACATCAGCGAGCAGACCGAGAAGCTCGCCGCCAAGGCGCGCGAGGCGGGCAAGGGGGAGCATTAG
- a CDS encoding DNA polymerase III subunit gamma/tau yields MDDEHSAPSDALFPAEPQAKREGQAAYRVLARKYRPSGFADLIGQEPMVRTLENAFELNRIHQAYLLTGVRGVGKTTTARILARAFNYELPAQDGRPGVDRPTIHMDALGAHCQAIIDSRHPDVLEMDAASHTGIDDIREIIENARYRPVMARVKVYIIDEVHMLSKAAFNGLLKTLEEPPEHVKFIFATTEIDKVPVTVRSRCQRFDLRRIDAGLLAAHLRKICDLESVTIEDEALAMVARAAEGSARDALSLLDQAIAHGAAGGGAIAAQDLRLMLGVADKSRIIDLFEAAMKGEIAAAIALLQDQYDGGADPAQVLLELAEFTHLVTRLKLAPDAAQSNALTEEERRRGGDAAGTLSISVLTRAWQILMKGVDELRSSPRPLASADMVLVRLTHAAEMPSPEEALRKLGFGQGGAPRPTPGSAPAAAPGGERPPVALAPPPKPAAISPAAFSPTPSAIATSAAPAQRRAAEPSPATGVKIADFRALVALAGEKRDIQMKIALETEVRLVRFEQGRIEFELTPGGSARLPQLLMQKLQDWTGTRWLVALASGGAPTLREEALARESEKRSGIEADPLVASILARFPGAEIVAVRGKETEQAATAGAELAYDDEEPDDA; encoded by the coding sequence ATGGACGACGAGCATTCTGCGCCATCCGACGCCCTGTTTCCCGCCGAGCCGCAGGCCAAGCGCGAGGGGCAGGCCGCCTATCGCGTGCTGGCGCGCAAATATCGCCCCTCCGGCTTCGCCGATCTGATCGGCCAGGAGCCGATGGTGCGCACGCTCGAGAACGCCTTCGAGCTGAACCGCATCCATCAGGCCTATCTCTTGACCGGCGTGCGCGGCGTCGGCAAGACGACGACCGCCCGCATTCTCGCCCGCGCCTTCAATTACGAGCTTCCCGCGCAGGACGGCCGCCCCGGCGTCGATCGCCCGACGATCCATATGGACGCGCTCGGCGCGCATTGTCAGGCGATCATCGATTCGCGCCATCCCGACGTGCTGGAGATGGACGCCGCCTCGCACACCGGCATCGACGATATTCGCGAGATCATCGAGAATGCGCGCTATCGCCCGGTGATGGCGCGCGTCAAAGTCTACATCATCGACGAAGTGCACATGCTCTCCAAGGCCGCCTTCAACGGCCTTTTGAAGACGCTGGAAGAGCCGCCGGAACATGTGAAATTCATCTTCGCGACGACGGAGATCGACAAGGTCCCCGTCACCGTGCGCTCGCGCTGCCAGCGCTTCGATCTGCGCCGCATAGACGCCGGCCTGCTCGCCGCGCATTTGCGCAAGATCTGCGATCTCGAGAGCGTGACGATCGAGGACGAGGCGCTGGCCATGGTCGCCCGCGCCGCGGAAGGCTCGGCGCGCGACGCGCTGTCGCTGCTCGATCAGGCCATCGCCCATGGCGCGGCGGGCGGCGGCGCGATCGCCGCGCAGGATTTGCGGCTGATGCTGGGCGTCGCCGACAAATCGCGCATCATCGATCTCTTCGAGGCGGCGATGAAGGGCGAGATCGCCGCCGCCATCGCTCTGCTGCAGGACCAATACGACGGCGGCGCCGATCCGGCGCAAGTGCTGCTGGAGCTGGCCGAATTCACCCATCTGGTGACGCGGCTGAAGCTCGCGCCGGACGCCGCGCAATCCAATGCGCTGACGGAAGAAGAGCGCCGCCGCGGCGGCGATGCGGCGGGAACGCTCTCCATTTCCGTGCTGACGCGCGCGTGGCAGATTTTGATGAAGGGCGTCGACGAGCTGCGCAGCTCGCCGCGGCCTCTCGCCAGCGCCGATATGGTGCTGGTGCGCCTGACCCACGCCGCCGAAATGCCCTCGCCGGAGGAGGCGCTGCGCAAGCTCGGCTTCGGCCAAGGCGGCGCGCCGCGTCCCACGCCGGGCTCGGCCCCCGCGGCGGCCCCCGGCGGCGAGCGGCCTCCGGTCGCCCTCGCGCCGCCGCCCAAACCCGCGGCTATCTCGCCCGCGGCTTTCTCGCCGACGCCTTCGGCAATCGCGACCAGCGCCGCGCCGGCCCAGCGCCGCGCGGCGGAGCCCTCCCCGGCGACGGGGGTGAAAATCGCCGATTTCCGCGCGCTCGTGGCCCTGGCGGGCGAGAAGCGCGACATACAAATGAAGATCGCGCTCGAGACGGAAGTGCGGCTCGTGCGCTTCGAGCAGGGACGCATCGAGTTCGAGCTGACGCCGGGCGGCTCGGCGCGGCTGCCGCAGCTTCTGATGCAGAAGCTGCAGGACTGGACCGGGACGCGCTGGCTGGTGGCTCTGGCCTCCGGCGGCGCGCCGACGCTGCGCGAGGAGGCCTTGGCCCGCGAGAGCGAGAAGCGCTCCGGGATCGAGGCCGATCCGCTGGTGGCGAGCATTTTGGCGCGGTTTCCCGGCGCGGAGATCGTCGCCGTGCGCGGCAAGGAGACGGAGCAGGCCGCGACGGCCGGCGCCGAATTGGCTTATGACGACGAGGAGCCGGACGACGCGTGA
- a CDS encoding YbaB/EbfC family nucleoid-associated protein, with product MLDFMGLMKQAQAMQSKMAELQGQLDQTLVEGEAGGGLVRVTMTAKGALQRLAIDPSLLKPEESDILEDLIVTAHAQARAKAEETLAEKMKEVTGGLQLPPGLKLPF from the coding sequence ATGCTCGACTTCATGGGACTGATGAAGCAGGCGCAGGCCATGCAATCGAAAATGGCCGAGCTGCAAGGGCAGCTCGACCAGACTCTGGTGGAAGGCGAAGCCGGCGGCGGGCTGGTGCGCGTGACGATGACCGCCAAAGGCGCGCTGCAGCGCCTCGCCATCGATCCGAGCCTGCTGAAGCCGGAAGAGAGCGACATTCTCGAGGATCTGATCGTCACCGCCCATGCGCAGGCGCGCGCCAAGGCGGAGGAGACGCTCGCCGAGAAGATGAAGGAAGTGACCGGCGGATTGCAGCTGCCGCCGGGTCTGAAGCTGCCGTTCTGA
- the recR gene encoding recombination mediator RecR, translating into MAERIAGPEIERLVQLLARLPGLGPRSARRAVLHLMRKREELLGPLGEAMRVAHERILTCTTCGNIDTSDPCAICRDGRRDAGILVIVETVADLWALERAGLLAARYHVLGGVLSPLDGVGPNELNIASLMQRVSEGSVREAIIAVNATVDGQTTAHYLADLLAPLGVKTTRLAHGVPVGGELDYLDEGTLAAALERRTAF; encoded by the coding sequence TTGGCCGAACGCATCGCCGGACCCGAGATCGAGCGCCTCGTGCAATTGCTGGCGCGATTGCCGGGGCTCGGGCCGCGCTCGGCGCGGCGCGCCGTGCTGCATCTGATGCGCAAGCGCGAGGAATTGCTCGGCCCGCTCGGCGAGGCGATGCGCGTCGCGCATGAGCGCATTCTCACCTGCACGACCTGCGGAAATATCGACACCAGCGACCCTTGCGCCATCTGCCGCGACGGGCGCCGCGACGCGGGCATTCTGGTCATTGTCGAGACGGTGGCCGATCTCTGGGCGCTGGAGCGCGCCGGGCTGCTGGCTGCGCGCTATCATGTGCTCGGCGGCGTGCTGTCGCCCCTGGATGGCGTCGGCCCCAATGAGCTGAACATTGCGAGCCTGATGCAGCGCGTGAGCGAAGGCTCCGTGCGCGAGGCGATCATCGCCGTGAACGCCACTGTCGACGGGCAGACGACGGCGCATTATCTCGCCGATCTCCTGGCCCCGCTCGGCGTCAAGACGACGCGCCTCGCCCATGGCGTGCCGGTCGGCGGCGAGCTGGATTATCTCGACGAAGGCACGCTGGCCGCAGCGCTGGAGCGCCGCACGGCGTTTTGA